The following proteins come from a genomic window of Gemmatimonadota bacterium:
- a CDS encoding cold-shock protein — translation MRTTGTVKWFNAEKGFGFITPEDGSKDCFVHHSAIKTEGFRTLDEGSRVEFDVVQGQKGPAAENVVPV, via the coding sequence ATGCGCACGACCGGAACCGTGAAGTGGTTCAACGCTGAAAAGGGCTTCGGCTTCATCACGCCGGAGGACGGAAGCAAGGACTGCTTCGTGCACCACAGCGCCATCAAGACGGAAGGCTTCAGGACGCTGGACGAGGGCTCGCGCGTGGAGTTCGACGTCGTTCAGGGGCAGAAGGGCCCCGCGGCCGAGAACGTCGTGCCCGTCTGA